A window of the Ostrea edulis chromosome 1, xbOstEdul1.1, whole genome shotgun sequence genome harbors these coding sequences:
- the LOC125683454 gene encoding uncharacterized protein K02A2.6-like, protein MDLTGIPTPKMDWDSTNLPEAWKKFQQHVQLIFDGPLKDKDEEIKCKYLLLWVGDKGRDVFNTWPELSAEQAKTLNVYFNKFKSYVQPKLNPVFVRYKFNNILQNSDTTEQFVTRLKLHVQDCNYGDPDEMVRDRIVFGTSSTKVRERLINEGEKLTLVKAIEISQSYEYSQEQLRLMSPHNAEVHAVSKPSRTGSRSNSEPSDAKYKNHNSNHRRSSKQQNQQKNPGSSTCGNCGYTHKKADVCPAKGKRCDNCNKWNHFSKVCRSVHKSKSVHEVTACPESDTESDFYIDSIESNYDHVKNQQAFAKVNIGPKSFPVDFKLDTDSQANILPEKVYNKLGSLDILRSPQRKLSAYDGGQLRTLGVCRLSCTVGQRSQNLEFYVVDTEGPPILGLQSCLSFELIKLVYSVETVVPDSDVKVHCPDKSVHKHEPDGHSQFSSLDNEVILKRYSDVFSGIGLFPGEIKIHIDQNVVPVVHPPRRVPFAIRDKLKSELERMEQADIIAKVTEPTKWVNSLVVVEKRSGKLRICLDPQDLNKAILRPHYPMHTLDDILPQLSGAKFFTKLDARSGYWALKLDEESSFLTTFNTPFGRYRFHRLPFGLKSSQDEFQRKIDECFEGLSGVVAIVDDILVFGSSRAEHDQNLRSVLARARDKGIRFNEDKLEVGVTELSYFGHVISSQGLKPDPLKVNAVSNVKPPQNKAELETILGMVNYLAKFAPNLSEITSPMRKLLNKDVQFSWDHPQERAFNEVKKVITQCPGRVLAYYDPGKEVTLQVDASKFGLGATLMQDKRPIAFASKSLTSAEVNYAQIEKEMLAILFGCKHFHQYVYGHSVRVETDHKPLVSIVKKPISAAPPRLQRMLLQLQRYDIDLYHLPGKSIPVADTLSRKFLPDTYPHISEGLDLQVHSVLSSLPISERKLEAIRSATCRDEQLSTLAEIILNGWPESRKECSPCVVEYWNHRDELSFVSGLILKGNKIVMPKSLRIEMLEKIHAGHMGIDKCLSRARDIMFWPKMSSDIQNLVSSCKICLESRRSNQKEPLINHEIPDYPWQIVATDLFAFEGQDYLVVVDYLSRYFEYTKLRSTSSSMIINELKSIFARFGISEKVVSDNGPQYSSYEFEDFSKKWNFDHITSSPRYPQSNGLAERTVQTVKRLLKKTRKSGTDPLLAVLEYRTTPLSDTGCSPSQVLMSKKLRSVIPCLPVQLVPETPKNMTHEP, encoded by the coding sequence ATGGATTTGACCGGCATTCCGACGCCCAAAATGGACTGGGATAGCACCAATCTCCCAGAAGCGTGGAAGAAATTTCAACAACATGTGCAACTTATTTTCGACGGGCCTTTAAAGGACAAGGACGAGGAAATAAAATGCAAGTATCTCTTATTATGGGTTGGTGACAAGGGCAGAGATGTATTTAACACTTGGCCGGAACTTTCAGCCGAGCAGGCAAAAACTTTGAATGTGTACTTTAACAAATTCAAGTCGTATGTCCAGCCCAAATTGAACCCTGTTTTTGTGAGGTACAAATTCAATAACATTCTTCAAAACAGTGACACTACTGAACAATTTGTTACACGTctgaaactacatgtacaagacTGTAATTACGGAGACCCTGATGAGATGGTGCGTGACCGCATTGTGTTTGGTACGTCATCTACGAAGGTGAGAGAGAGACTCATAAATGAGGGAGAAAAACTGACACTTGTTAAAGCTATTGAAATTAGCCAGAGTTACGAATACTCCCAAGAGCAATTACGCTTGATGTCGCCGCATAATGCCGAAGTGCATGCAGTGTCCAAACCGTCTCGCACAGGAAGCAGATCGAATTCGGAACCAAGTGATGCGAAATACAAGAACCATAACTCCAATCATCGACGTTCATCCAAACAGCAGAACCAACAGAAGAATCCAGGATCTTCTACATGTGGCAACTGTGGATACACTCACAAAAAAGCTGACGTCTGTCCAGCAAAGGGGAAACGCTGTGATAACTGTAACAAGTGGAATCACTTCTCCAAAGTGTGTCGCTCTGTGCACAAATCAAAGTCTGTTCATGAAGTTACAGCATGCCCCGAGTCTGACACTGAAtctgatttctacattgataGTATAGAGTCAAATTATGATCATGTAAAAAATCAACAGGCTTTTGCCAAGGTAAATATCGGTCCAAAATCCTTCCCTGTAGATTTCAAACTTGATACTGATTCTCAAGCAAATATATTGCCTGAAAAGGTCTACAATAAGCTAGGATCACTTGACATCCTTCGTAGTCCCCAGCGTAAACTGTCAGCTTATGATGGTGGTCAACTACGCACATTAGGTGTTTGTCGTCTGTCGTGCacagtaggtcaaaggtcacagaACCTCGAGTTCTATGTTGTCGATACAGAAGGACCCCCTATTTTAGGTCTTCAGTCATGTCTTAGTTTTGAATTGATCAAATTAGTCTACTCTGTTGAAACAGTAGTCCCAGACAGTGATGTCAAGGTCCACTGTCCAGACAAAAGCGTTCACAAACATGAACCTGATGGTCACTCTCAATTTAGCTCATTAGACAATGAAGTAATTTTGAAACGTTACTCAGATGTTTTTTCAGGAATTGGACTGTTTCCGGGGGAAATCAAGATCCACATTGATCAGAACGTCGTACCGGTAGTCCACCCCCCACGACGTGTACCATTTGCGATCCGCGACAAATTGAAATCCGAGCTCGAACGCATGGAGCAGGCAGATATAATTGCAAAGGTCACCGAACCAACGAAATGGGTAAACTCGCTTGTGGTAGTCGAGAAGCGCTCCGGTAAGTTACGCATCTGTCTTGATCCGCAAGATTTGAACAAGGCTATTTTGCGTCCGCATTACCCAATGCATACCCTAGACGATATCCTGCCGCAGCTCTCTGGAGCCAAATTTTTCACTAAGCTAGATGCACGGTCTGGCTACTGGGCTCTCAAGTTAGACGAGGAGTCATCCTTCCTCACAACGTTCAACACCCCTTTCGGTCGTTACCGGTTTCACCGTCTCCCATTTGGACTTAAATCATCGCAAGATGAGTTCCAAAGGAAAATCGATGAGTGCTTTGAAGGTCTGAGCGGTGTCGTAGCCATAGTCGATGACATCTTGGTATTTGGTAGTTCTAGGGCAGAACACGATCAGAACCTTAGATCTGTTCTCGCAAGAGCACGCGACAAGGGCATCCGATTTAACGAGGATAAACTAGAGGTCGGGGTCACAGAACTGTCCTATTTTGGACACGTCATATCGTCGCAAGGTCTTAAGCCTGATCCGTTAAAGGTCAATGCCGTCAGTAACGTGAAACCCCCGCAAAACAAGGCCGAACTTGAAACAATACTCGGGATGGTCAATTATCTCGCAAAGTTTGCGCCGAACCTCTCGGAAATCACCAGTCCGATGCGAAAACTGTTGAACAAAGATGTGCAGTTCTCTTGGGACCACCCCCAGGAAAGAGCATTCAATGAGGTCAAAAAGGTCATCACTCAATGCCCAGGACGAGTACTCGCATACTATGACCCTGGCAAGGAAGTCACTTTGCAAGTTGACGCTTCTAAATTTGGTTTAGGGGCTACATTAATGCAAGATAAGAGACCGATAGCATTCGCGTCGAAGTCACTCACTTCCGCAGAAGTGAACTACGCTCAAATTGAGAAGGAAATGTTGGCCATCTTATTTGGTTGTAAACATTTTCACCAATACGTTTACGGACACTCCGTACGAGTCGAAACCGATCACAAACCACTTGTAAGCATAGTAAAGAAGCCGATCAGCGCGGCTCCTCCTAGGCTTCAGCGCATGCTATTGCAACTTCAAAGATATGATATAGACTTATACCATTTGCCCGGAAAGAGCATACCCGTGGCTGACACTTTGTCCCGTAAGTTTCTTCCGGACACTTATCCACATATTTCGGAAGGATTAGACCTTCAGGTACATTCAGTCTTATCTTCACTACCGATTAGTGAACGAAAATTAGAGGCGATAAGATCCGCTACTTGTCGTGACGAGCAACTTTCTACATTAGCTGAGATAATTCTGAATGGTTGGCCTGAATCGCGAAAGGAATGTTCTCCTTGTGTTGTCGAGTATTGGAACCATCGCGacgagttgtcgttcgtttcggGATTGATTCTGAAAGGGAACAAAATCGTTATGCCGAAATCACTCAGAATTGAAATGCTCGAAAAAATCCATGCAGGCCACATGGGCATCGATAAATGTCTAAGCCGCGCAAGGGATATTATGTTCTGGCCAAAAATGTCAAGTGACATACAGAACCTTGTTTCTAGCTGCAAGATATGCTTAGAGTCTCGAAGGTCAAACCAAAAAGAACCTTTAATCAATCATGAAATACCTGATTATCCCTGGCAAATAGTGGCAACCGATTTGTTCGCGTTTGAAGGTCAGGACTACCTCGTGGTAGTTGATTATTTGAGTAGATATTTTGAGTACACGAAACTTCGAAGCACGAGCAGCAGCATGATTATCAATGAGCTAAAATCCATATTTGCACGATTCGGTATCTCGGAAAAGGTCGTATCGGACAATGGTCCACAATACTCATCGTACGAATTTGAAGACTTCAGTAAGAAGTGGAACTTTGATCACATAACATCAAGTCCTAGGTACCCACAGTCTAACGGTCTCGCCGAGCGAACTGTGCAAACGGTCAAGCGACTCCTTAAGAAAACGCGAAAGAGTGGTACCGACCCTCTATTAGCAGTTTTAGAATATCGCACAACCCCGTTGTCAGATACTGGTTGTTCCCCTTCCCAAGTCTTAATGAGTAAAAAACTCAGATCTGTTATTCCTTGTTTACCTGTTCAACTGGTCCCAGAAACCccaaagaacatgacccacgaaccatga